A window of the Chloroflexus sp. Y-396-1 genome harbors these coding sequences:
- a CDS encoding anti-sigma factor antagonist (This anti-anti-sigma factor, or anti-sigma factor antagonist, belongs to a family that includes characterized members SpoIIAA, RsbV, RsfA, and RsfB.), giving the protein MESITLTADLDALAKISAFITAAAERCGLDERATWQVQLAVDEAVTNVIQHAYDPDQPGDLTLSWQCHDHRFIVTVRDHGRQFDPSTVPVPDITSPLEERQVGGLGIYLITRLMDEVHFEFSPQGGNLLTMVKYLPHDQPAEANEVVVIPINDRIDALTAPRVSKLVNERIGNGARQVVLDLSNVSFLSSSGLRALLLIRKELMTLGGELRLAAPQPQVYEVFTITGFTQVFNIHPSVSEARAAFSQRR; this is encoded by the coding sequence ATGGAGAGTATTACCCTTACCGCCGATCTAGATGCACTGGCTAAGATCAGTGCTTTCATTACTGCTGCTGCCGAACGTTGTGGCCTCGATGAACGGGCCACCTGGCAGGTACAGCTTGCCGTCGATGAAGCTGTGACCAATGTGATCCAGCATGCGTATGATCCCGATCAACCTGGCGATCTCACTCTGAGCTGGCAGTGTCATGACCATCGCTTCATTGTGACGGTACGTGACCATGGCCGACAGTTTGATCCATCGACGGTACCAGTGCCTGATATAACGTCGCCGCTGGAAGAACGGCAGGTAGGCGGATTGGGGATCTATCTGATTACCCGTTTGATGGACGAAGTTCATTTCGAGTTTTCTCCTCAAGGCGGTAATTTGCTAACGATGGTCAAATATTTGCCTCACGACCAGCCTGCAGAAGCCAACGAAGTTGTTGTTATCCCGATTAACGATCGCATCGATGCTCTGACTGCTCCCCGCGTGAGTAAGCTGGTGAATGAGCGGATCGGTAACGGTGCACGCCAGGTTGTGCTTGACTTGAGCAATGTGTCATTTCTGTCAAGTAGTGGATTGCGTGCATTGCTGCTCATTCGTAAAGAGTTGATGACACTGGGGGGAGAATTACGGCTGGCAGCGCCCCAACCGCAGGTCTACGAGGTTTTTACCATTACTGGCTTCACGCAAGTGTTCAATATTCATCCTTCAGTTTCTGAAGCCCGCGCTGCTTTTTCTCAGAGGCGTTGA
- a CDS encoding C25 family cysteine peptidase, which produces MRHFLLLFVAFAVGITVAAPMTLAQPTNGLVLRSRADGVEVAWQWNGSTEPQRFVLYLRPDASPLPVLHELHDQAIDEPVPAPGLPVVTINGDQYEPLPVFISEMPTAPLRLIGEGYQRGRWMALYELAPHYQSDTGPRLTTQIRAFIVGATLQPPTGLTSVQLTSVPAPDPIAARNAWVIDVQAEGIQEISADTLRALGLDLTQVAVHRLRLQRAGINLPLEPIFSGDTMTALRFYAPPPGDRWSASDRYWLTVEESGGTALMGSRTAQPQAGDQPTLVTVSGVWPTDPPTLYESTLAGLDGDHFFSRQLDASAGAPVSTTITLTPMLPLTSSGPMSITLELATLVKHSGTHRLRIAAGTWETTVAWSGSGSHQVTVALPFPTTTITLTLDPVSGIDRVYLDRMTFVAPVQLAFTTAGAIFTGQNGRFVYPLSGAPADVAVYDITNPLQPVRLQFNGAAFADDSLTPHRYLVTGSATLHTPTVARHQPVDLTVPVNTRAIYIAPRAFLDDIAPLLGHRQMQGWSPVAVAVEDIYAGWSGGEPDPRAIRNFLRYVVTTWSPNLMAAILVGDGSSDPRDYLQRGWPTLIPPYLAMVDPWLGETACETCFAQLDGDDPISETFFQADIWLGRLPVKTSAELRRLVSKLLSYEQSRGVWQRHAVYLADNPDSSGDFAALLEEAIVFQPPQTSITRVYYHPDGGTGRIADANVAREQSFAAFNQGAGLLVYAGHGLQFQWAFTAMGISEPFLLNVDAATDLRNAPALPVVLSMTCLTGAFQHPSFRGTTIDEALVLNPEGGAIATWSSSGFGVAYGHRQLLLGFVEALWSTPSPTPLGQLVAAGYARLAASGEAPASLRTFLLLGDPLTPVAARPLYRLDVPLVQR; this is translated from the coding sequence ATGCGGCATTTTTTGCTTCTCTTCGTTGCCTTTGCCGTGGGAATTACGGTGGCTGCGCCAATGACCCTGGCACAGCCGACTAACGGTCTGGTACTGCGCTCGCGGGCCGATGGGGTTGAGGTCGCATGGCAGTGGAATGGTTCAACTGAACCGCAACGTTTTGTGCTGTATCTGCGTCCAGACGCTTCACCGCTACCGGTGCTGCATGAACTCCACGATCAGGCGATTGACGAACCGGTACCGGCGCCAGGCTTGCCAGTTGTTACCATCAATGGCGATCAATATGAGCCGCTGCCTGTATTTATCTCTGAGATGCCAACCGCACCGCTCCGGCTCATCGGTGAAGGGTATCAGCGTGGAAGATGGATGGCGCTTTACGAACTTGCCCCACACTATCAATCTGACACCGGGCCACGTCTGACGACACAGATACGGGCATTTATCGTTGGAGCAACGCTGCAACCGCCAACTGGCCTAACGTCTGTGCAATTGACTAGTGTTCCCGCGCCCGATCCGATAGCAGCACGTAACGCTTGGGTTATTGACGTTCAGGCTGAAGGCATCCAGGAAATCTCTGCCGATACCCTCCGTGCGCTTGGCCTTGACCTTACCCAGGTCGCGGTTCATCGCTTGCGCTTGCAGCGCGCCGGGATAAATCTACCGTTAGAGCCGATTTTTAGCGGTGATACAATGACCGCATTGCGGTTCTACGCCCCACCACCCGGTGACCGTTGGTCGGCAAGCGATCGTTACTGGCTGACGGTTGAGGAGAGTGGTGGTACTGCCTTGATGGGTAGCCGAACTGCTCAACCACAGGCCGGTGATCAACCGACCCTGGTGACAGTCAGCGGTGTCTGGCCAACCGATCCACCGACGCTGTACGAGTCAACGTTGGCCGGTCTCGATGGCGATCACTTTTTTAGTCGGCAGCTTGACGCTAGTGCTGGTGCACCGGTGAGTACAACCATCACGTTGACGCCAATGCTTCCTCTTACCAGTAGCGGCCCGATGAGTATCACGCTCGAACTGGCGACGCTGGTCAAACACAGTGGGACGCACCGCCTCCGCATTGCTGCTGGTACCTGGGAGACAACAGTTGCGTGGAGCGGTTCTGGCAGCCACCAGGTAACAGTTGCCCTACCGTTTCCCACAACGACTATCACGCTGACACTTGATCCGGTCAGTGGGATTGATCGTGTTTATCTGGATCGGATGACCTTTGTTGCGCCAGTTCAGCTTGCGTTTACGACCGCTGGCGCCATCTTTACAGGTCAGAACGGACGTTTCGTCTACCCGTTAAGTGGTGCTCCAGCAGACGTTGCGGTATATGACATTACCAATCCCTTGCAACCGGTACGGTTGCAGTTTAACGGCGCCGCCTTTGCCGATGATTCTCTTACACCGCATCGTTACTTGGTAACCGGTTCGGCAACGCTGCACACGCCGACGGTGGCGCGTCATCAACCGGTTGATCTGACCGTACCGGTCAATACCCGTGCCATTTACATCGCTCCCCGCGCATTTCTGGATGATATAGCACCGTTGTTGGGTCATCGGCAGATGCAGGGCTGGTCGCCGGTTGCAGTTGCAGTTGAAGACATTTACGCTGGTTGGAGTGGCGGCGAGCCAGACCCACGCGCAATTCGGAATTTCTTGCGCTACGTAGTAACGACCTGGTCTCCTAATCTGATGGCGGCTATTCTGGTCGGTGATGGCAGTTCCGATCCACGTGATTATCTCCAACGCGGCTGGCCAACCCTCATTCCGCCATACCTGGCCATGGTTGACCCATGGTTAGGTGAAACTGCATGTGAGACCTGTTTTGCGCAACTGGATGGTGATGATCCGATCAGCGAAACGTTCTTTCAGGCTGACATCTGGCTCGGTCGGCTGCCGGTGAAGACGAGCGCGGAATTGCGTCGTCTGGTGAGCAAGCTGCTGAGCTACGAGCAGAGTCGCGGAGTGTGGCAACGGCACGCTGTTTATCTGGCTGACAACCCTGATAGCAGTGGCGATTTTGCCGCTCTGCTTGAGGAAGCAATCGTGTTTCAACCACCGCAAACCAGTATTACCCGCGTATACTACCATCCTGACGGGGGTACAGGTCGGATTGCCGATGCTAACGTTGCCCGTGAGCAATCCTTTGCTGCGTTCAACCAGGGCGCAGGGTTGCTTGTCTATGCGGGTCATGGGTTACAGTTTCAGTGGGCATTTACTGCTATGGGCATTTCAGAACCATTTCTCCTGAATGTTGATGCGGCAACCGATCTTCGCAACGCACCGGCACTGCCGGTCGTGTTGAGTATGACCTGTCTGACCGGTGCGTTTCAACATCCGTCGTTTCGTGGTACGACCATTGATGAGGCACTAGTGTTGAATCCGGAGGGTGGGGCGATTGCCACCTGGAGTTCAAGCGGCTTTGGCGTCGCTTATGGTCATCGCCAACTGCTGTTGGGCTTTGTTGAAGCCCTCTGGAGTACGCCTTCACCAACGCCACTCGGCCAGCTCGTTGCTGCCGGATATGCCCGTCTGGCTGCCAGTGGTGAAGCACCCGCTTCCCTTCGCACATTTCTGCTGCTTGGCGATCCACTCACCCCGGTAGCAGCACGCCCACTCTACCGATTGGACGTACCGCTAGTGCAGCGATGA
- a CDS encoding STAS domain-containing protein produces the protein MELNHRRLNRVDLIEVIGRVDAASAPQLKQLIDSLFADGRYRIVLDLSRLEYISSPGLRVLIEARKKARDWKITDLEGGDIRIANLPPRIKEVFDLTGFSSLFEIYGDTVEAVGSF, from the coding sequence GTGGAACTCAATCATCGCCGGCTCAACCGAGTAGACCTTATTGAGGTAATCGGGCGCGTTGATGCGGCTTCTGCACCACAACTCAAGCAACTGATTGATTCATTGTTCGCCGACGGTCGTTATCGCATTGTGTTGGATCTCAGCCGGCTCGAATATATTAGTAGTCCCGGTTTACGTGTTCTCATTGAAGCTCGCAAAAAAGCGCGAGATTGGAAAATTACCGACCTTGAGGGGGGTGATATTCGGATCGCCAATTTACCACCCCGCATCAAAGAGGTATTCGATCTGACCGGCTTCAGTTCGCTCTTCGAGATCTATGGCGATACCGTCGAAGCAGTAGGTTCCTTTTAG
- the murA gene encoding UDP-N-acetylglucosamine 1-carboxyvinyltransferase produces the protein MDYFVIEGGHRLSGAIRPAGNKNAALPLLAASLLTDEPVTIRNLPDIGDVRTKLALLAHLGVHIDRPEAHVVHLRANQLAAVEPDTTLARRIRTSPLLAGPLLARRGYVTLPRPGGDAIGRRRLDTHLLALAALGVQVEVTPSSYILTTDGLRGADIFLDEMSVTGTEQAIIAASIAEGHTTIANAASEPHVQDLCHFLNSMGARISGIGTNLLEIEGVSRLHGTDYTIGPDFMEVGSLIGLAAVTRSELRIVGARPREHRMTKIMFGRLGVTWREEGEDIIVPADQELVVRHDLHGAIPKIDSAPWPGFNPDLISTAIVIATQARGTVLIHEKMFESRLFFVDRLIGMGARIVLCDPHRAVVVGPSQLYGEPDGLPSPDIRAGMAMVTAALCAKGRSVIYNIGQIDRGYERIDERLAALGARIERVRSS, from the coding sequence ATGGATTATTTTGTGATCGAAGGCGGCCATCGCCTATCAGGTGCTATTCGGCCCGCTGGTAACAAGAATGCGGCTCTGCCTTTGCTAGCCGCCAGTCTGCTGACCGATGAACCGGTAACGATACGTAATCTTCCCGACATTGGGGATGTGCGCACGAAATTAGCATTGCTCGCCCACCTCGGTGTGCACATCGACCGACCAGAAGCCCACGTTGTCCATTTGCGCGCCAATCAGTTGGCAGCCGTTGAACCGGACACTACACTGGCGCGCCGTATCCGTACCTCACCGTTGCTCGCCGGCCCGCTGTTAGCCCGACGAGGATACGTGACGCTACCCCGTCCTGGTGGCGATGCAATTGGACGCCGTCGGCTCGATACGCATTTGTTGGCACTGGCAGCGCTGGGCGTGCAGGTCGAGGTCACACCCAGCAGTTACATTCTTACGACCGATGGCTTACGGGGCGCCGACATCTTTCTTGATGAGATGAGTGTCACCGGCACTGAACAAGCGATCATTGCTGCGAGTATTGCCGAAGGTCATACAACCATCGCCAACGCTGCTTCTGAACCACACGTACAGGATTTATGTCATTTTCTCAACAGTATGGGCGCACGGATCAGCGGTATCGGCACAAACCTGCTCGAAATCGAGGGGGTCAGTCGGTTGCATGGCACCGATTACACCATTGGCCCCGACTTTATGGAAGTAGGTTCGCTAATCGGGTTAGCGGCGGTAACGCGCAGCGAATTACGGATTGTCGGCGCACGACCACGTGAGCATCGGATGACGAAGATTATGTTCGGACGACTGGGTGTGACGTGGCGCGAAGAGGGTGAAGACATTATTGTGCCGGCTGATCAGGAGTTGGTGGTACGCCACGATCTTCACGGTGCTATTCCAAAGATTGACTCGGCGCCGTGGCCTGGCTTTAATCCTGATCTGATCAGTACAGCCATTGTGATTGCGACCCAGGCCCGCGGCACTGTGCTCATTCATGAAAAGATGTTTGAGAGCCGCTTGTTCTTTGTTGACCGTCTGATCGGTATGGGGGCACGGATTGTACTCTGTGATCCCCATCGTGCAGTAGTCGTTGGGCCTTCGCAATTGTACGGAGAACCCGATGGCCTACCCAGCCCAGACATTCGCGCCGGTATGGCTATGGTGACGGCAGCGCTCTGTGCGAAAGGGCGGAGCGTGATTTACAATATCGGTCAGATTGACCGTGGTTACGAACGGATTGATGAACGGCTGGCAGCACTTGGGGCACGAATCGAACGGGTACGATCGTCGTAG